A window from Flavobacterium sp. 83 encodes these proteins:
- a CDS encoding PAS domain S-box protein — protein sequence MHLLKKINFSKTIDFQQEFNSILLFVSEICEVPCVFVSLIDLTGLTVKAKIGLDLIPIAPNILVFNETIIQQNKIKIISDINNDIYNQSENLVDFFAGLPICLNENLVIGTICIMDTKPKELSSIQLKYLDHAVQQIRSLLQLHIENKELQETVKQQENQLQLFIGNSNEIIYEINLEGIISYVSNNWTKHLGHEIKDVLGKSNADFLHPEDLENCIAFLDRVIKTGENEGELIYRMQHKEGHYVWHETRLKLSQRNGSPFFIGSCRDITEHIEVEQKLLQQREFYEKILDRLPTDVAVFDKNYRYTYLNPAAIKNDELRKFILGKTDFEYAKHTGRSDAFAKSRRIKFLQALESRNTIEWEDTIEGLNKNKTYHTRKFTPVFGNDDTLEMMIGFGVDITESKKIQDEILKNRQLTASILQNVAVGILVQGPQSEILENNIAACEMLGLTEDQLRGKTSFDAQWKVIHIDGSPFQPDEHPVPQAIAKLKPINNIVMGVHRPKHNDLVWLLVDAIPVFGNLNELLYVICSFNDITAQKNAEDSLKISNERFTYSSKATSDALWDWNMITDEIFVGESYSILFGHQFENNIITGQECENFIHPDDREDYFASAEKAINTDVYRWTEEYRYLKSDGTYAFVKDKAVIIRNDEGKAIRMIGAMQDITKEKKLKDELLQSEEQFKGAFEHSAVGMALINLDGYFIETNERLCKILGYSNQEIKCLKFQEITHYEDLTIDLYYKEQLDTRKISNFSSEKRYIHKNKSIIWVHMSVSSAKNHENETKYYIVQIIDITERKKIEEENKLLIDENNRNKNIQLNEAKNMYRLLADNTIDLVCLHNLDTSFQYVSPSIEKLLGYTPEELIGKLPIEFVHPEDIETLQNSVHGFVTEVEDVAVQVRFRNKHGNYFWFETKAVLVKENGIPISFQSNTRDITQRKETEKIVENTLIRERELNELRINLVSTISHEFRTPMTTIRTSAELISMYLENQNVVNGNRLLKRVSIITEEIDRIVELMNAVLTISKEDSGKTNFNPTLFDLKEFCLEIIDNNYLNTINIPMVTTNFNGSTFTVNADKKLMEYAIFNILNNAFKYSEKFEEVILNLSSTSDTIILEIIDFGIGIPKQDQLKLFNTFFRASNTDGFQGTGLGLYIAKTFTEKNSGTIALESELGTGSKVTMTFPLIK from the coding sequence ATGCATTTATTAAAAAAAATAAATTTTTCAAAAACTATAGATTTTCAGCAAGAATTCAATAGTATTCTATTATTTGTATCAGAAATATGTGAAGTCCCTTGTGTCTTTGTATCATTAATTGATTTAACTGGCCTAACTGTAAAAGCAAAAATAGGCTTAGATCTTATACCTATCGCACCTAATATATTAGTGTTTAATGAGACTATTATTCAGCAAAATAAAATTAAAATCATTTCAGATATTAATAATGACATTTATAATCAATCCGAAAACTTAGTAGATTTTTTTGCGGGGCTTCCAATCTGTCTTAATGAAAATCTAGTTATCGGAACTATTTGCATTATGGATACTAAGCCCAAAGAGCTTTCTTCAATACAGTTAAAATATTTGGATCATGCTGTACAACAAATTCGATCTTTATTGCAATTACATATTGAAAATAAGGAATTACAAGAAACAGTCAAACAGCAAGAAAATCAATTACAACTGTTTATTGGTAATTCAAATGAAATTATCTACGAGATTAATCTAGAAGGAATAATTAGCTATGTTTCAAATAACTGGACTAAACATCTAGGTCACGAGATTAAAGATGTTTTAGGCAAAAGCAACGCTGACTTTCTACATCCTGAAGATTTAGAAAATTGCATTGCATTTTTAGATAGAGTCATTAAAACCGGAGAAAATGAAGGGGAATTGATCTATAGAATGCAACATAAAGAAGGGCACTATGTTTGGCATGAAACACGTTTGAAATTATCCCAAAGAAATGGCTCTCCATTTTTTATAGGAAGCTGTAGAGACATTACTGAACATATTGAGGTCGAACAGAAGCTATTGCAACAAAGGGAATTTTACGAAAAAATATTAGATAGGCTTCCCACAGACGTAGCCGTTTTTGATAAAAACTATAGGTATACTTATTTAAATCCCGCTGCCATTAAAAATGATGAACTACGAAAATTCATTTTAGGAAAAACCGATTTTGAATATGCGAAACATACCGGTAGAAGTGATGCTTTTGCAAAAAGTAGGCGCATCAAGTTTTTACAAGCATTAGAATCTAGAAATACTATAGAATGGGAGGATACTATTGAAGGCCTAAATAAAAATAAAACATACCACACTCGAAAATTTACTCCCGTTTTTGGAAATGATGACACTCTTGAAATGATGATAGGTTTTGGTGTTGACATCACTGAAAGTAAAAAAATTCAAGACGAAATTCTCAAAAACCGACAATTGACTGCCAGTATTCTCCAAAATGTAGCTGTTGGGATTTTAGTTCAAGGACCACAATCAGAAATTTTAGAAAATAATATAGCAGCTTGCGAAATGTTAGGCCTTACCGAAGATCAACTTCGCGGTAAAACCTCCTTTGATGCTCAGTGGAAAGTAATTCATATTGATGGTTCACCTTTCCAACCCGACGAACACCCTGTTCCGCAGGCTATAGCAAAGTTGAAGCCAATAAACAATATTGTCATGGGTGTGCATCGTCCAAAGCATAATGATTTGGTTTGGTTATTGGTTGATGCCATACCTGTATTTGGAAATCTTAATGAATTGCTCTATGTAATATGCTCTTTTAATGACATTACTGCACAAAAAAATGCAGAAGATTCCTTAAAAATCAGCAATGAGCGTTTTACGTATTCTAGCAAAGCTACTTCAGATGCGCTTTGGGATTGGAATATGATTACGGATGAAATATTTGTAGGAGAAAGTTATTCTATTCTTTTTGGACATCAATTTGAGAATAACATTATAACAGGGCAAGAATGTGAGAATTTTATTCATCCAGATGACAGAGAAGACTATTTTGCATCTGCAGAAAAAGCCATAAATACAGATGTTTACAGATGGACAGAAGAATACCGTTATCTAAAATCAGATGGTACTTATGCCTTTGTAAAAGACAAGGCTGTTATTATCCGTAACGATGAAGGTAAGGCAATCCGAATGATTGGAGCCATGCAAGATATAACGAAGGAGAAAAAACTAAAAGATGAATTACTGCAAAGCGAAGAACAATTTAAAGGAGCTTTTGAACACTCGGCCGTAGGAATGGCTTTGATTAATCTAGATGGATATTTTATAGAAACAAACGAAAGACTTTGTAAAATCCTTGGTTATTCAAATCAAGAAATTAAATGCTTAAAATTCCAAGAAATCACTCATTATGAAGACTTGACGATTGATTTGTATTATAAAGAACAACTAGACACCAGAAAGATATCTAACTTCAGTTCCGAAAAAAGGTACATTCATAAAAATAAATCAATCATATGGGTACATATGTCTGTTTCGTCAGCAAAAAACCATGAGAATGAAACCAAGTATTATATAGTCCAGATAATTGACATTACCGAAAGAAAAAAAATCGAAGAGGAAAACAAATTATTAATAGATGAGAACAACAGGAATAAAAATATTCAGTTAAATGAGGCGAAGAATATGTATCGACTTTTAGCTGATAATACCATTGATTTAGTTTGCTTGCACAATTTAGACACTAGTTTTCAATATGTTTCTCCATCAATAGAAAAACTGTTGGGTTATACTCCTGAAGAGTTAATTGGTAAATTACCTATAGAATTTGTCCATCCAGAAGATATTGAAACACTACAAAATAGCGTTCATGGTTTTGTAACTGAAGTAGAAGATGTTGCTGTACAAGTTAGATTTAGAAACAAGCATGGCAACTATTTTTGGTTTGAGACCAAAGCTGTTTTAGTCAAAGAAAATGGTATTCCTATAAGTTTTCAATCAAATACCCGAGATATAACTCAGCGAAAAGAGACCGAAAAAATTGTAGAAAACACATTAATTAGAGAACGAGAATTAAATGAATTACGCATCAATTTAGTCTCCACAATTTCTCATGAATTCAGAACACCTATGACTACAATTAGAACTAGCGCTGAATTAATCTCTATGTATTTAGAAAATCAAAATGTAGTAAACGGAAATCGCTTGCTAAAACGAGTTTCGATTATTACTGAGGAGATCGATCGAATAGTTGAGCTGATGAATGCTGTACTAACCATTTCTAAAGAAGATTCCGGAAAGACTAATTTCAACCCTACATTATTTGATTTGAAAGAGTTTTGTCTTGAAATAATTGACAACAATTATCTAAATACCATAAATATTCCAATGGTAACTACAAATTTTAATGGCTCAACTTTCACAGTTAATGCTGATAAAAAGCTAATGGAATATGCCATTTTTAATATTTTAAATAATGCATTTAAATATTCTGAAAAATTTGAAGAGGTAATTCTTAATCTTTCTTCAACGAGTGATACAATTATCCTTGAAATAATTGATTTTGGTATCGGAATTCCTAAGCAAGACCAACTGAAATTATTCAACACTTTTTTCAGAGCAAGTAATACCGATGGTTTTCAAGGAACCGGTTTAGGATTGTATATTGCTAAAACATTCACTGAAAAAAATTCAGGAACAATTGCATTAGAAAGCGAATTAGGAACAGGCTCAAAAGTAACCATGACATTTCCTTTAATAAAATAA